One genomic window of Sphingobacterium oryzagri includes the following:
- a CDS encoding acyltransferase family protein, whose amino-acid sequence MHRDRLSAKPHYVILDGLRGIAAIIVVTFHLTEFLASGPLDILVNHGYLAVDFFFLLSGFVIGYAYDGRWGEMSIGSFIKRRVERLQPMVILGMTLGALGFYFTDSTIWPLIHTVPLWKMLLVMFIGYTILPVPLSLDIRGWQEMHPLNSVGWSLFFEYIANILYAVGIRKLSKTALSIFVLLSAVALAQLAISKGDVSGGWTLNVEQVRIGLTRVMYPFFAGLLLSRVSKPKPVKYAFLWCSLLIIVVLYMPRIGGADHFWMNGIYESVCIIFIFPLIVYLGAGGIIHTTVERKLCKFLGDISYPLYLVHYPFVYFYVAWASNRQSTTLVDALPYALLILFGSIGLAYASLKWYDEPVRKWLRKKMG is encoded by the coding sequence ATGCATAGGGATAGACTTTCAGCAAAACCACATTATGTTATATTGGACGGCTTGCGCGGTATTGCCGCCATCATTGTCGTGACATTTCATTTGACCGAGTTCTTAGCCTCCGGCCCATTGGATATTTTGGTCAATCATGGCTATTTAGCCGTCGATTTTTTCTTTCTCTTATCAGGTTTTGTCATTGGTTATGCCTACGACGGTCGTTGGGGCGAGATGAGCATTGGCAGCTTTATTAAACGTCGTGTTGAGCGATTGCAACCAATGGTTATATTGGGCATGACGCTCGGTGCGCTGGGCTTTTATTTCACTGATTCAACTATATGGCCACTTATCCATACCGTTCCGTTGTGGAAAATGTTACTCGTTATGTTTATTGGTTATACTATCCTACCGGTTCCGCTATCATTGGATATTCGGGGCTGGCAAGAGATGCATCCGCTCAATAGTGTAGGCTGGTCGTTATTTTTTGAGTATATCGCCAATATTTTATACGCCGTTGGCATACGCAAGTTATCAAAAACAGCGCTAAGCATCTTTGTCCTGCTTTCGGCGGTAGCTTTAGCGCAACTCGCGATTAGCAAAGGCGATGTAAGTGGTGGCTGGACGTTAAATGTTGAACAAGTACGCATCGGTTTGACACGCGTGATGTATCCATTTTTTGCAGGATTGCTGCTTTCTCGTGTTTCGAAACCGAAACCTGTCAAATATGCGTTCCTATGGTGTAGCTTACTTATTATTGTGGTTCTCTACATGCCTCGTATCGGTGGTGCCGACCATTTTTGGATGAATGGTATCTACGAATCTGTTTGCATCATCTTTATTTTTCCGCTTATCGTTTACCTCGGTGCCGGAGGAATTATACATACGACAGTCGAGCGCAAACTTTGCAAATTTTTAGGCGATATATCCTATCCGCTTTATTTGGTTCATTATCCTTTTGTATATTTTTATGTCGCATGGGCCAGCAATCGTCAAAGCACAACGCTTGTCGATGCCCTACCCTATGCATTGCTGATCTTATTTGGATCGATCGGTCTTGCGTATGCTAGCTTAAAGTGGTATGATGAGCCGGTGCGCAAATGGCTTCGAAAAAAAATGGGCTAG
- the prmC gene encoding peptide chain release factor N(5)-glutamine methyltransferase, with product MKDYQSLANDYIAQLSSLYGATESKSLFLMVYSFLTQKKALQFSLTSNDRVDEPIVLQFASILNELKTGKPIQHILGEADFFGFRFKVNEHTLIPRPETEELVDWIINDQQHSGPITILDIGTGSGCIALSLAKHLPQALVYAIDISAEALAVARENAARLAADVRFMQADILEWEYILQTDQRFDIIVSNPPYITPKEQDAMHSNVLRFEPHSALFVEEHAPLLFYDAISSLGKHHLHPSGTLYFEINQYLGVETKALLHKKGYAQLQLRQDLHGADRMLKGKLFV from the coding sequence ATGAAAGATTATCAATCTTTGGCGAATGATTACATCGCGCAGCTTTCCTCGCTTTATGGTGCGACAGAGAGCAAATCTTTGTTTCTGATGGTCTATAGTTTCCTTACGCAGAAGAAGGCATTGCAATTTTCGTTAACCTCCAACGATCGGGTGGATGAGCCTATTGTTCTACAGTTTGCATCGATCTTAAACGAACTTAAAACAGGAAAACCTATACAACATATTTTGGGTGAGGCCGATTTTTTTGGTTTCCGCTTTAAGGTTAACGAGCACACCCTTATTCCACGACCGGAGACGGAAGAACTGGTTGACTGGATCATTAACGATCAGCAACATAGTGGCCCGATCACGATCCTTGATATCGGCACGGGCTCCGGTTGTATTGCACTCTCTTTAGCTAAACATTTGCCGCAGGCGCTGGTGTATGCAATCGATATTTCAGCCGAGGCGCTGGCTGTGGCACGCGAAAATGCAGCAAGACTCGCGGCTGATGTCCGTTTTATGCAAGCGGATATTTTGGAATGGGAATATATTTTGCAAACAGATCAACGTTTTGATATCATTGTGAGCAATCCACCGTACATAACGCCTAAGGAGCAGGATGCCATGCACAGCAACGTGTTGCGCTTCGAGCCACACAGCGCCCTGTTTGTCGAGGAACATGCGCCGCTACTTTTTTACGATGCCATTTCAAGTCTTGGAAAGCATCATCTCCATCCCTCGGGAACCTTATATTTTGAAATCAACCAATATTTAGGTGTTGAAACGAAGGCGCTCCTTCATAAGAAGGGTTATGCGCAGCTTCAGCTTCGCCAAGACCTCCATGGGGCTGATCGCATGCTTAAAGGCAAGTTATTTGTTTGA
- the ribD gene encoding bifunctional diaminohydroxyphosphoribosylaminopyrimidine deaminase/5-amino-6-(5-phosphoribosylamino)uracil reductase RibD has protein sequence MLQDEWYMQRCLDLAVLGAGTVSPNPMVGAVIVYRDRIIGEGYTSPYGGPHAEVNAVSDAFKRYGEADAKVMFTEAVIYVSLEPCAHHGKTPPCADMLVRYAFARVVIGCLDPFAKVNGLGLKKIQYAGINTTVGVLEEACKHSNRRFFTRINQQRPYVILKWAETADGYFAPQDAEQLWISNAASKQLVHKWRSEEDAILVGTSTALVDNPALTARLWKGKNPKRILIDRDLKVPASAAIFDEAAETIVFNAHETLWTTNKKLIALENFPLYLPQNILYQLYLMDIQSIIVEGGARTLQAFIDAGIWDEARVFVADAIWQNGIPSPKVNGQLLTTQRVGRDSLRILMNKTA, from the coding sequence ATGTTACAAGACGAATGGTATATGCAGCGTTGCCTTGATCTGGCGGTGCTGGGCGCAGGCACGGTTAGTCCAAACCCAATGGTTGGTGCAGTAATTGTGTACCGCGACCGAATCATAGGCGAAGGTTATACATCGCCTTACGGCGGTCCGCATGCCGAAGTTAACGCGGTGAGCGACGCATTCAAAAGATACGGTGAAGCCGATGCGAAAGTGATGTTTACGGAAGCTGTTATTTACGTCAGCTTGGAGCCCTGCGCGCATCACGGAAAAACGCCTCCTTGTGCAGATATGCTGGTGCGATATGCATTTGCACGCGTGGTGATCGGTTGCCTGGATCCCTTTGCAAAGGTAAATGGCTTAGGTTTGAAAAAAATACAGTATGCCGGCATCAACACCACTGTTGGCGTGCTCGAGGAAGCCTGTAAGCATAGCAACCGTCGATTTTTTACCAGAATAAATCAACAAAGACCTTATGTCATTTTAAAATGGGCAGAAACTGCTGATGGATATTTTGCTCCACAAGATGCCGAACAGCTTTGGATAAGCAACGCGGCCAGTAAACAGCTCGTTCATAAATGGCGCAGCGAAGAAGATGCAATCTTAGTGGGGACATCGACAGCGCTGGTTGATAACCCGGCATTGACCGCGCGGCTTTGGAAAGGAAAAAACCCGAAGCGCATACTGATTGATCGAGACCTAAAGGTACCCGCATCTGCGGCTATTTTTGATGAAGCTGCGGAAACCATCGTCTTTAATGCACACGAAACACTGTGGACCACGAACAAAAAGCTGATCGCGCTTGAAAACTTTCCTTTATACCTACCACAAAATATCCTTTACCAACTTTATTTGATGGATATACAATCGATTATCGTGGAAGGTGGCGCAAGAACGCTGCAAGCATTTATCGACGCCGGTATCTGGGATGAAGCACGCGTGTTTGTCGCCGACGCGATATGGCAAAATGGGATACCCTCGCCAAAAGTAAATGGGCAATTACTCACCACGCAGCGCGTGGGCCGAGATAGCTTGCGCATATTAATGAACAAAACAGCATAA
- a CDS encoding SusC/RagA family TonB-linked outer membrane protein, whose protein sequence is MQTKQCYKKNLRRFLRVGTSVLACCVYSLASNDSSANAAAHVTMKVNYQEKISVKGMVRSQETGVGIAGVTVTVAGEARATTTDEKGYYELTEVPANGQLIFNMVGMDQLTEQVNNRTAIDILMLSSNANIDEVVVVGYGTQRRETVTGAVVAVKGEELQKSPALNLSNAIAGRIPGVIATNGSAEPGYDGSSIKIRGSNTLGDSGPLIVIDGIPARQGGFERLNPADIENISVLKDASAAIYGARAANGVILVTTKRGKTGKPQLSYNFNQGYSQPTVIPKLADANQYAEMRNELEIYKLPVAEWTNALQGFNSVGNYVRPDGTRVEAPFTPEDKALFADGSDPWGHPNTDWYADALKNWSPQQRHNLQIDGGTEDMRYLLSMGYQNQDGYYKNSATGYKQYDFRINLDANISPYIKTQFGVLGRQEDRNFPTKSAGTIFRMLMRGNPTMPAFWPNGMPGPDIENGENPVVITTDQTGYNHDKRYYLQTNGQVDITNPWIDGLKLSLNASVDKYIKKTKNWEIPWYLYTWQGAYEEDGVTPQLVRGRRGPAEPRLTHEDEDQLNILMGAVLSYDKSIGDHNLSLLAGVNRETIRNDYLSAFRRYFLSENIDYLFAGGDAEKDNNGGAWERARLNYFGRVGYNYKRKYIGEFLWRYDGSYMFPENTRYGFFPGVMLGYLVSEENFWKEHVPVINYFKIRGSYGQMGNDNIYYDDALQEYQYFSTYAFGTYIIGGDLVKSLFESRVPNNFITWEVANNYNLGIDLQLFGGKMNAEFDVFRNSRQSILWRRNASIPQSTGMTLPAENIGKVDNSGWEFNIGWQDKIGNVGYRVSVNGGYAKNKIIFWDEAPGAPVWQQSTGRAINAGLYYIYDGVFRDQAEIDANTVDYGDITSNLRPGDMKYLDYDGDGKITPNDRVRRDKNTDPTFQGGVNLGLTYKNFDLSILFQGATGGELRVATDESGAIGNYLLDFYENRWTVDNPSNVHPRITDRSDQYYSNNNTYWLRSTDYIRLKNVELGYNLPSELLEKIKISNLRVYLSGLNLLTWSKVKVYDPEATNQLGQYYPQARLVNAGVMVSF, encoded by the coding sequence ATGCAAACAAAACAATGCTACAAAAAAAATCTGCGAAGGTTTTTGAGGGTAGGCACTTCGGTTTTGGCCTGCTGTGTTTATTCGCTAGCGAGTAATGACAGTTCTGCAAATGCTGCTGCGCATGTAACGATGAAGGTAAACTATCAAGAAAAAATTTCTGTAAAAGGCATGGTGCGTAGCCAAGAAACGGGCGTAGGAATCGCCGGTGTAACGGTGACGGTGGCCGGTGAAGCGCGTGCCACCACCACAGATGAAAAAGGTTATTACGAATTGACAGAGGTGCCAGCAAACGGACAGTTGATTTTTAATATGGTGGGAATGGATCAGTTGACGGAACAAGTCAACAACCGTACAGCGATCGATATATTGATGCTATCTTCAAACGCAAATATTGACGAGGTAGTGGTCGTGGGTTACGGCACTCAACGTCGCGAGACGGTTACCGGAGCCGTGGTTGCCGTAAAAGGAGAGGAGCTACAGAAATCGCCGGCACTCAACCTGTCTAATGCGATAGCTGGACGTATACCTGGCGTAATTGCGACTAACGGAAGTGCAGAGCCGGGCTATGACGGGTCATCAATTAAAATACGTGGATCAAACACGTTGGGCGATAGTGGACCGCTGATCGTCATTGATGGAATACCCGCGCGACAAGGTGGTTTTGAACGACTCAACCCCGCAGATATCGAAAATATATCTGTACTGAAAGACGCGTCGGCGGCGATCTATGGCGCGCGCGCAGCCAATGGTGTGATTTTGGTAACAACCAAGCGTGGCAAAACGGGCAAGCCTCAATTATCCTACAATTTCAACCAAGGTTATTCGCAACCTACCGTCATCCCAAAACTCGCGGATGCGAACCAATATGCCGAGATGCGTAACGAGCTGGAGATTTACAAGCTGCCTGTTGCAGAATGGACGAACGCTTTACAAGGCTTTAATTCGGTTGGTAATTACGTCCGGCCGGACGGGACGCGTGTAGAAGCGCCGTTTACGCCAGAAGATAAAGCGCTCTTTGCCGATGGCAGCGACCCCTGGGGGCATCCTAACACTGATTGGTACGCAGACGCGCTGAAAAACTGGTCGCCACAACAGCGGCACAACCTGCAAATTGATGGTGGAACGGAAGATATGCGCTATCTTTTGTCTATGGGCTATCAAAACCAGGATGGTTACTATAAAAACTCGGCAACAGGCTACAAGCAATATGATTTCCGTATTAACCTGGACGCTAATATCAGTCCGTACATCAAAACACAGTTTGGTGTATTGGGGCGGCAGGAAGATCGTAATTTTCCGACAAAAAGTGCGGGCACCATCTTTCGCATGTTGATGCGTGGAAACCCAACGATGCCGGCCTTTTGGCCTAACGGCATGCCCGGTCCGGATATCGAAAATGGCGAGAATCCAGTGGTGATTACGACCGATCAAACGGGCTATAACCATGATAAGCGCTATTACTTGCAAACCAATGGGCAAGTCGACATCACCAACCCTTGGATAGACGGATTAAAGCTATCGCTAAATGCATCGGTCGATAAATACATTAAAAAGACGAAAAATTGGGAAATTCCCTGGTATTTGTATACCTGGCAAGGTGCTTACGAAGAAGATGGTGTAACGCCTCAGTTGGTACGCGGCCGACGCGGACCGGCGGAACCACGTTTGACGCATGAAGATGAAGATCAATTGAATATATTGATGGGAGCAGTACTGAGTTATGATAAGTCTATCGGTGATCATAACCTGAGTTTGCTCGCTGGTGTAAACCGCGAAACGATTCGTAACGATTATTTAAGTGCTTTTAGGCGTTATTTTCTGTCGGAAAACATTGATTACTTATTTGCAGGTGGCGACGCGGAAAAGGACAACAACGGTGGCGCGTGGGAACGAGCCCGCCTCAATTATTTTGGTCGGGTAGGTTATAATTACAAGCGAAAGTATATAGGTGAGTTTCTGTGGCGGTACGACGGTTCCTACATGTTTCCCGAAAATACGCGTTATGGCTTCTTCCCGGGCGTGATGCTCGGCTACCTCGTGTCTGAAGAGAATTTTTGGAAAGAGCATGTTCCCGTGATTAACTATTTCAAAATCCGCGGATCGTATGGACAGATGGGAAACGATAATATCTACTACGATGATGCGCTACAAGAGTACCAATATTTTTCTACCTATGCCTTTGGTACATATATCATAGGCGGCGATTTGGTGAAATCGTTGTTTGAAAGTCGTGTGCCCAATAATTTCATTACTTGGGAAGTGGCCAATAACTACAATTTGGGTATCGATTTACAACTTTTTGGCGGTAAAATGAATGCAGAGTTTGATGTATTTCGCAACAGTAGACAAAGCATTTTATGGCGAAGGAATGCATCTATCCCGCAAAGCACGGGGATGACATTACCGGCAGAGAATATTGGTAAAGTAGACAATTCGGGATGGGAGTTTAATATTGGTTGGCAAGATAAGATAGGCAACGTGGGTTATCGGGTTTCGGTAAATGGCGGTTACGCCAAAAATAAAATTATTTTCTGGGATGAAGCGCCGGGAGCGCCAGTTTGGCAGCAGAGCACAGGACGAGCAATCAATGCGGGCTTGTATTACATATACGACGGTGTATTCCGTGATCAGGCGGAGATTGACGCAAACACGGTAGACTACGGCGATATTACCAGCAATTTGCGTCCCGGCGATATGAAGTATTTGGATTATGATGGTGATGGCAAGATTACACCAAATGATCGGGTGCGCCGCGACAAAAATACCGACCCTACTTTCCAAGGGGGTGTAAACTTAGGATTGACTTACAAAAATTTTGACTTAAGCATTTTGTTTCAAGGTGCCACCGGTGGCGAATTGCGCGTAGCAACAGACGAGTCTGGAGCGATTGGTAACTACTTGCTTGATTTTTACGAAAACAGGTGGACGGTAGATAATCCGAGTAATGTACACCCGCGTATCACCGACAGAAGCGATCAATACTATTCAAACAACAATACCTATTGGTTGCGCAGCACAGATTATATCCGCTTGAAAAACGTGGAACTTGGCTACAACCTGCCTTCTGAACTGTTGGAAAAAATCAAAATCAGTAATCTACGCGTTTACCTCAGCGGATTGAATTTGCTGACCTGGAGTAAGGTTAAGGTGTACGATCCGGAGGCTACCAATCAGCTAGGACAATACTATCCGCAGGCAAGACTCGTAAATGCAGGCGTAATGGTTTCATTTTAA
- a CDS encoding RagB/SusD family nutrient uptake outer membrane protein: MKRLTYILYTLLIGATAVACNDDFVNTQPLGEVSEEAVWQDAALAEAFIFEIYNGFGVGGFYEEQMASLTDESLFTHPGRGINTVTESRSNDADQGKLMETYSYEQMYTRIRATNIAIAKLQNPAFDNATKATQLLGEAYFLRAYFYQQLLRTYGAVPLIDFVYQLGNNDYTRARNTFAECVDFIVDDCDSAALLLDGATKVDGRTNEVAALALKARLLTYAASDLYDNATAKSKSTLINGFANPEFIGYPSGSRAARWELAKAAAKAVLDHAEYAYKLDLAEPATTDEGKANYIAVAMGGGSKLADADAKRDLILGRFFNDLKDERGGWVGRDNGPNGYHNWSGNTPTQLLVDDYEMTDGTRFDWSNATHKAAPYENRDPRLYASILHDGADWKPRTDDVKNRDPNNQIQSGQYEIGNGSGTRTVQYGLDTRNGPIEDWNGSYTGYYYRKFVDADPAIEDQNTRQRVPWPLLRYTEAILNYVEACIELGEEGEARTWLNKIRFRVGMPAIRDGGDALRQRYRNERRVELAYEEHRYFDARRWMIAPQTLGRKATLIKVEGKLKPGRQVSLYKYDKENYTYTYTVGTIDPGIENRTWNDKMYFTSFHRDEINRNTKLVQNPGY, from the coding sequence ATGAAAAGACTAACTTATATATTATACACGCTGCTTATAGGCGCTACGGCGGTAGCCTGTAATGACGACTTTGTCAATACACAGCCATTGGGCGAGGTTTCGGAAGAAGCAGTTTGGCAGGACGCGGCACTGGCCGAGGCATTTATCTTTGAAATATACAACGGTTTTGGCGTCGGAGGGTTTTACGAAGAGCAGATGGCTTCGCTAACGGACGAATCGTTGTTTACACACCCCGGTCGTGGGATAAATACCGTAACCGAATCGCGCTCGAATGACGCCGACCAAGGCAAGCTGATGGAGACTTACAGTTATGAGCAGATGTATACCCGCATTCGGGCAACTAATATTGCCATTGCGAAGCTTCAAAACCCGGCATTTGACAATGCGACTAAGGCTACGCAATTGCTGGGCGAGGCATATTTTTTACGTGCTTACTTTTATCAGCAATTGTTACGAACCTATGGAGCTGTGCCGCTGATCGATTTTGTGTATCAACTTGGCAACAATGACTATACGCGTGCGCGCAATACTTTTGCCGAATGCGTGGATTTTATTGTAGACGATTGTGATTCGGCAGCATTGCTGCTGGATGGGGCGACCAAAGTAGACGGTCGAACCAACGAGGTGGCCGCATTAGCACTGAAAGCACGCCTGTTGACCTATGCGGCAAGCGATTTATACGATAACGCTACGGCAAAATCCAAGTCTACACTAATCAATGGCTTTGCCAATCCCGAATTTATTGGCTACCCTTCCGGCAGTAGAGCCGCACGTTGGGAACTTGCAAAAGCTGCCGCAAAGGCCGTTTTAGATCATGCGGAGTATGCCTACAAGCTTGATCTTGCTGAGCCCGCCACGACGGATGAAGGGAAAGCTAATTATATTGCTGTTGCGATGGGCGGCGGTAGTAAACTAGCTGATGCAGATGCCAAACGCGATCTTATATTGGGGCGTTTTTTTAACGATCTAAAAGATGAGCGCGGCGGCTGGGTAGGTCGGGATAACGGGCCGAATGGTTATCATAATTGGTCGGGCAATACACCGACACAACTGTTGGTAGATGATTATGAAATGACGGATGGTACACGGTTTGATTGGAGCAATGCGACGCATAAAGCGGCTCCTTACGAAAATCGCGATCCGCGGCTATATGCCAGTATACTGCACGATGGCGCCGACTGGAAACCAAGAACCGACGATGTGAAAAACCGCGATCCAAATAATCAGATTCAATCTGGACAGTACGAAATCGGTAATGGCTCAGGGACGAGAACGGTGCAATATGGGCTGGATACGCGGAATGGTCCGATTGAAGACTGGAATGGCTCGTACACCGGCTACTATTACCGGAAGTTTGTGGATGCTGATCCTGCCATAGAAGATCAGAATACGCGGCAGCGTGTGCCATGGCCTTTGCTGCGCTATACCGAAGCGATTTTAAACTACGTGGAAGCCTGTATCGAGCTCGGCGAAGAGGGCGAGGCGAGAACCTGGTTAAACAAAATTCGTTTTCGTGTAGGCATGCCGGCGATCCGTGATGGGGGAGACGCGCTTAGGCAACGCTATAGAAATGAACGCCGCGTAGAATTGGCTTACGAAGAGCATCGTTATTTTGACGCGCGACGCTGGATGATTGCGCCGCAAACGCTAGGCAGAAAAGCTACACTCATCAAAGTGGAAGGTAAGCTCAAGCCAGGAAGACAGGTGAGTTTGTATAAATACGATAAGGAAAATTACACATATACCTACACCGTTGGAACGATTGATCCGGGAATTGAAAACCGAACCTGGAACGATAAGATGTATTTTACCTCGTTTCATCGTGATGAGATCAATAGAAATACCAAACTAGTGCAAAACCCCGGCTATTGA
- a CDS encoding Nramp family divalent metal transporter yields MKDAQQHRSLDDVHESVPVHQGKSKFKRLLSFFGPAYLISVGYMDPGNWATDLAGGSQFGYTLLWVLLMSNIMALLLQSLCTRLGIVRGKDLAQCNREIYPKRMNFVLYVLAELAIAACDLAEVLGMAIGLNLLFGIDILWGVLISFADTFLLLYLQRLGMRKLELFIVGLISLIGMCFLAEMFFAKPNLVEVVQGFVPTLPNTAALYIAIGIIGATVMPHNLYLHSALVQTRKIEKTPAAIKRALKYNFLDSTIALNIAFLVNAAILILAASVFHKNGMHDVAELQDAYRLLGTTLGSDWAPKLFAVALILAGQSSTITGTLAGQIVMEGYLRLRISPLLRRLLTRLLAIVPAVIVILVFGDKEVGQMLIFSQVLLSMQLAFAVIPLIHFVSDKEKMGAFAIGPVVKFFSWTIAAVIAVLNFQLVFEEVRGWLQALDNLAVQVLIVAAALGLLFLLIMTLVYPWVLKRKPTRLDVHSAFEELQFNAAASFRTILLALDFSKSDEKVISQALQFDPKDCSLVLVHIVESASVKYSGEHSNDLEAREDLARVEKYADFLATKGYDVRFELGFNNRVKAIKKSCEKYGVDLLVVGSHGHAGLKDIIFGETVNKLRHAVKIPVLIAQ; encoded by the coding sequence ATGAAAGACGCGCAGCAGCACCGGTCATTGGATGACGTCCACGAAAGTGTGCCCGTTCATCAGGGGAAATCCAAATTTAAGCGTTTACTTAGTTTTTTCGGACCGGCTTACCTGATTAGCGTAGGTTATATGGACCCGGGAAATTGGGCCACTGATCTGGCCGGTGGAAGCCAGTTTGGCTACACGTTGCTATGGGTTTTGCTGATGAGTAATATCATGGCACTGCTCTTGCAAAGTTTGTGCACGCGGCTAGGCATCGTTCGTGGAAAGGATTTGGCGCAGTGCAACCGCGAAATCTATCCGAAGCGGATGAACTTTGTGTTGTATGTATTGGCCGAATTGGCTATTGCCGCCTGCGATCTGGCCGAAGTGCTGGGGATGGCGATAGGTTTAAATCTGTTGTTCGGTATTGACATCTTATGGGGCGTGCTGATCAGTTTCGCTGACACTTTCTTGTTGCTTTATCTGCAACGTCTTGGCATGCGAAAACTTGAGCTTTTTATTGTCGGACTTATTTCGCTAATTGGCATGTGCTTTTTAGCGGAAATGTTTTTTGCCAAACCCAATCTTGTTGAGGTGGTGCAAGGCTTTGTGCCTACACTGCCCAATACGGCGGCGCTTTATATCGCTATCGGTATTATCGGAGCTACCGTAATGCCGCATAATTTATATTTACATTCGGCCCTGGTGCAGACCCGAAAAATAGAAAAAACGCCGGCAGCTATTAAACGCGCGCTGAAATATAACTTTCTCGACAGCACCATAGCCCTCAATATTGCATTTCTTGTTAATGCTGCAATCCTTATTCTGGCCGCCTCGGTTTTTCATAAAAATGGTATGCACGATGTCGCCGAGCTGCAAGATGCTTATCGTTTGTTAGGCACAACGCTGGGCAGCGACTGGGCACCGAAACTTTTTGCGGTGGCCTTGATCTTGGCCGGACAGAGCTCCACGATTACCGGCACCTTGGCCGGACAGATTGTGATGGAAGGTTATCTTCGGTTGCGCATCAGCCCGTTACTTCGGCGCTTGTTAACGCGTTTACTGGCTATTGTGCCAGCAGTAATCGTTATCTTGGTTTTTGGTGACAAAGAAGTAGGACAAATGCTTATCTTTTCGCAAGTATTGCTCAGTATGCAACTGGCCTTTGCCGTTATTCCGCTCATTCATTTTGTCAGTGACAAAGAAAAAATGGGCGCTTTTGCTATCGGCCCAGTCGTGAAGTTTTTTAGTTGGACGATTGCTGCCGTTATTGCCGTACTCAATTTTCAGCTGGTTTTTGAGGAGGTTCGAGGCTGGCTGCAAGCATTAGATAATTTGGCGGTGCAGGTGCTTATTGTTGCCGCTGCGCTGGGCTTGCTGTTTTTGTTGATCATGACCCTGGTGTATCCATGGGTATTAAAGCGGAAGCCTACACGTTTGGATGTGCACAGTGCTTTTGAAGAATTGCAATTCAACGCGGCGGCTTCTTTCCGAACCATCTTGTTGGCTCTGGACTTTTCCAAATCTGATGAGAAAGTTATTAGTCAGGCGCTGCAATTTGATCCGAAAGACTGTTCGCTAGTACTCGTGCACATTGTGGAAAGTGCTAGTGTGAAATACAGCGGTGAGCATAGTAACGATCTGGAAGCACGCGAGGATTTGGCTCGCGTCGAAAAATATGCTGATTTTTTAGCAACAAAGGGTTACGACGTGCGTTTTGAGTTAGGCTTTAATAATCGGGTAAAAGCCATCAAAAAAAGTTGTGAAAAATATGGAGTCGACCTGCTGGTTGTCGGTAGTCACGGCCACGCCGGATTAAAGGATATTATTTTTGGAGAAACAGTAAATAAATTAAGACACGCGGTTAAGATTCCGGTTTTAATCGCACAATAG
- a CDS encoding SDR family oxidoreductase, whose translation MQISLKGKRALVGGSSSGIGRAIAIALASCGAEVVLMARNEDKLRAVIRELDSSEGQHHSYLLTDFSNYNAHKEKLTHFFANDNVDILVNNSNGPAAGGVFAKEEQDYLEAFELLFQQAVFTSSLAIPYMQEQMFGRIINVSSMTVKEPSNSLVLSNTMRTALVSWSKTLASEVAKYHVTVNSILTGFFDTDRLNSLMKLQAEQQDLSFAEVKKARISSIPMQRLGKPEEYGQLVAFLASEQASFLTGTAIPLDGGASTALF comes from the coding sequence ATGCAGATATCATTAAAAGGAAAAAGAGCTTTAGTGGGGGGCAGTAGTTCGGGGATTGGTAGAGCGATAGCGATAGCACTCGCCTCCTGCGGCGCCGAGGTCGTGTTGATGGCGCGAAACGAAGATAAGCTACGGGCAGTGATCCGGGAGCTGGACAGTAGCGAAGGGCAACATCACAGTTATTTGTTGACAGACTTTAGCAACTACAATGCGCATAAGGAAAAATTGACGCACTTTTTTGCAAACGATAATGTAGACATTCTGGTGAATAACAGCAATGGCCCCGCCGCAGGTGGTGTATTTGCAAAAGAAGAACAGGATTACCTTGAGGCTTTCGAATTGCTCTTTCAACAGGCTGTGTTTACCAGTTCGCTAGCTATCCCTTATATGCAAGAGCAAATGTTTGGGCGTATCATCAACGTATCGTCCATGACGGTGAAAGAGCCAAGCAATAGTTTAGTGCTATCTAACACGATGCGTACGGCTTTGGTTAGTTGGAGTAAAACGCTGGCATCTGAAGTTGCCAAGTATCACGTTACGGTCAATTCAATACTTACTGGATTTTTCGATACCGACCGACTTAACAGCCTGATGAAATTACAGGCCGAGCAGCAAGATTTGTCGTTTGCGGAGGTCAAGAAAGCACGTATTTCTTCGATACCGATGCAACGATTAGGAAAGCCCGAAGAATACGGACAATTGGTGGCATTTTTGGCGTCAGAGCAGGCTTCTTTCCTAACGGGAACAGCGATTCCGCTAGACGGCGGAGCAAGCACGGCGCTCTTTTAA